A window from Bordetella petrii encodes these proteins:
- a CDS encoding FAD-dependent oxidoreductase, with translation MFVTEPPRQIPVHGEYDVVVLGGGPAGLLAAASAARNGASVLLAERYGFLGGMGTAAGVSNFCGLHANVHGDIRQVVHGMADELLDRMRALDGLNEPHLILGKIHAQAYDVSAFKCAADGLLRDSGAQVLFHALATGVARGADGAVDALLLETKSGPRAVRGRVFIDCSGDADIAQWAGLPFEKGDGQGHMMYPTLMFKVGNVDGERAREAWKIIPRLMDEAEASGEFRFPRRGAIVRPQKHDYEWRVNVTQLSNPDGSAADGTDALSLSAGELEGRRQIVDYLAFLRARVPGFERAYVLDIAPQLGIRETRRIVAEYMLSRDDVLGCADFPDSIGVNGWPLEIHVAGDVQWVWPPIPQSRGYNQLPLRMIVPRLASGAAPNVLVAGRCAGMTHEGQSAARVSGSCFVMGEAAGTAAALALRAGVALRQLPAAALQDQLRRRGAFLGEPA, from the coding sequence ATGTTCGTCACCGAACCCCCGCGCCAGATACCAGTACACGGCGAGTACGACGTCGTCGTGCTGGGCGGCGGGCCGGCCGGCCTGCTGGCGGCCGCCAGCGCCGCGCGCAACGGCGCCAGCGTGCTGCTGGCCGAACGCTACGGCTTTCTGGGCGGCATGGGCACGGCGGCGGGCGTTTCCAATTTCTGCGGCCTGCACGCCAATGTGCACGGCGATATCCGGCAGGTAGTGCACGGCATGGCGGACGAGCTGCTCGACCGCATGCGCGCGCTGGACGGCCTGAACGAGCCGCACCTGATCCTGGGCAAGATCCACGCCCAGGCCTACGACGTATCGGCCTTCAAGTGCGCGGCCGATGGCCTGCTGCGCGACAGTGGCGCGCAGGTGCTGTTCCACGCGCTGGCCACCGGCGTGGCGCGCGGCGCCGACGGCGCGGTGGATGCCCTGCTGCTGGAAACCAAGTCGGGCCCGCGCGCGGTGCGCGGCCGCGTATTCATCGACTGCTCGGGCGACGCCGATATCGCCCAGTGGGCCGGCCTGCCGTTCGAGAAAGGCGACGGCCAGGGCCACATGATGTACCCCACGCTGATGTTCAAGGTGGGCAACGTCGACGGCGAACGCGCCCGCGAAGCCTGGAAGATCATTCCGCGGCTGATGGACGAGGCCGAGGCCAGCGGCGAGTTCCGCTTTCCGCGGCGCGGCGCCATTGTGCGCCCCCAGAAACACGATTACGAGTGGCGCGTCAACGTGACCCAGCTCAGCAATCCCGACGGCTCGGCCGCCGACGGCACCGACGCGCTGTCGCTGTCGGCGGGCGAACTGGAAGGCCGCCGGCAGATCGTCGACTACCTGGCGTTCCTGCGGGCGCGGGTACCCGGGTTCGAGCGCGCCTACGTGCTGGACATCGCCCCGCAGCTGGGTATACGCGAAACCCGCCGCATCGTGGCCGAGTACATGCTCAGCCGCGACGACGTGCTGGGCTGCGCCGACTTCCCGGACAGCATCGGCGTCAATGGCTGGCCGCTGGAAATCCATGTGGCCGGCGACGTGCAGTGGGTGTGGCCGCCCATACCGCAGTCGCGCGGCTACAACCAGCTGCCGCTGCGCATGATCGTGCCGCGCCTGGCGTCCGGCGCCGCGCCCAACGTGCTGGTGGCCGGCCGCTGCGCCGGCATGACGCACGAAGGCCAGTCGGCCGCGCGCGTCAGCGGCAGCTGCTTCGTGATGGGCGAGGCCGCCGGCACCGCCGCGGCGCTGGCGCTGCGCGCCGGCGTGGCGCTGCGCCAGCTGCCCGCCGCGGCCCTGCAGGACCAGTTGCGCCGCCGGGGCGCGTTCCTGGGCGAGCCGGCATGA
- a CDS encoding 3-hydroxybenzoate 6-monooxygenase has protein sequence MSDTTGTQSAIVVGGGIGGLAAALALTRQGIAVQLLEQASHIGEIGAGIQLGPNAFAALDALGVGQTARSRAVFTDHIIMMDAVDAQEVVRIDTGEAFRQRFGGPYAVIHRADIHQSILEAVQRDPLIQFHTSTQITGLRQDGAQVEVQDTQGRRYRADAVLGCDGVKSVIREHLVGDAARVTGHVVYRAVVERDNMPDELRINAPVLWAGPRCHLVHYPLRGGQQYNLVVTFHSREQEEWGVRDGSKEEVLSYFQGVHPRPHQMLDRPTSWRRWATADREPVDHWGQGRATLLGDAAHPMTQYMAQGACMALEDAATLGQAVKACDGDLQAAFRLYESVRIPRSARVVWSTREMGRIYHAQGVERQVRNSLWEGKTQAQFYEGLQWLYGWKVENCLG, from the coding sequence ATGAGCGACACGACGGGCACGCAATCGGCCATTGTGGTCGGCGGCGGCATCGGCGGCCTGGCGGCCGCCCTGGCGCTGACCCGCCAGGGCATCGCGGTGCAGTTGCTGGAACAGGCCAGCCACATCGGCGAAATCGGCGCCGGCATCCAGCTGGGGCCCAATGCCTTCGCGGCGCTGGACGCCCTGGGCGTCGGTCAGACCGCGCGCAGCCGCGCGGTGTTCACCGACCACATCATCATGATGGATGCCGTGGATGCCCAGGAAGTGGTGCGCATCGACACCGGCGAGGCGTTCAGGCAGCGCTTCGGCGGCCCGTACGCGGTCATCCACCGGGCCGACATTCACCAGTCCATCCTGGAAGCCGTGCAGCGCGACCCGCTGATCCAGTTCCACACCTCGACCCAGATCACCGGCCTGCGCCAGGACGGCGCGCAGGTCGAGGTGCAGGACACGCAGGGCCGGCGCTACCGCGCCGATGCCGTGCTGGGCTGCGACGGGGTCAAGTCGGTGATACGCGAACACCTGGTGGGCGACGCCGCCCGCGTGACCGGCCACGTGGTCTACCGCGCGGTGGTCGAGCGCGACAACATGCCCGACGAGCTGCGCATCAATGCGCCGGTGCTGTGGGCCGGGCCGCGCTGCCACCTGGTGCACTATCCCCTGCGCGGCGGCCAGCAGTACAACCTGGTGGTCACCTTCCACAGCCGCGAGCAGGAGGAATGGGGGGTGCGCGACGGCAGCAAGGAAGAAGTGCTGAGCTATTTCCAGGGCGTCCATCCGCGCCCGCACCAGATGCTGGACCGTCCGACCTCATGGCGGCGCTGGGCCACGGCCGACCGCGAACCCGTCGACCACTGGGGCCAGGGCCGCGCCACCCTGCTGGGCGACGCCGCGCACCCCATGACGCAATACATGGCGCAGGGCGCCTGCATGGCGCTGGAAGACGCGGCCACGCTGGGGCAGGCCGTCAAGGCCTGTGACGGCGACCTGCAGGCGGCCTTCCGGCTGTACGAATCGGTGCGCATCCCGCGCAGCGCGCGGGTGGTGTGGTCCACCCGCGAAATGGGCCGCATCTACCACGCCCAGGGCGTCGAGCGGCAAGTGCGCAACAGCCTGTGGGAGGGAAAGACGCAGGCGCAGTTCTATGAAGGACTGCAGTGGCTGTACGGATGGAAGGTGGAAAACTGCCTGGGGTGA